From Providencia sp. R33, a single genomic window includes:
- the metG gene encoding methionine--tRNA ligase, whose protein sequence is MSQVANKLLVTCALPYANGSIHLGHILEHIQADIWVRYQRMRGKEVHFICADDAHGTPIMLKAQQLGVTPEAMIAEVSQEHQNDFAGFSISYDNYHSTHSEENKELSELIYGKLKNNGFIKNRTISQLFDPEKGMFLPDRFVKGTCPKCKAEDQYGDNCEVCSATYSPTELINPRSVISGATPVMRDSEHFFFDLPAFSDMLQAWTRSGALQEQVANKMQEWFESGLQQWDITRDAPYFGFEIPDAPGKYFYVWLDAPIGYMGSFKNLCDKRGDLNFDEFWNKDSKTDLYHFIGKDIVYFHSLFWPAMLEGSQFRKPTNLFVHGYVTVNGAKMSKSRGTFITARSYLDHLDADCLRYYYAAKLSSRIDDIDLNLEDFVQRVNSDIVNKVVNLASRNAGFIAKRFDGKLSTNLAEPELYQQFVDAAKVIGEDFSNREYNKAIREIMALADIANRYVDEKAPWVVAKQEGKDQELQDICSMGINLFRILMTYLKPVLPGLTKRTEAFLNTELSWDAISTPLLDHNVAPFKALFNRIEMTKVDLMVEASKESIKPIQQVTGPLADDPIQDTITFDDFAKIDLRIALIKHADFVEGSDKLLKLQLDIGGETRQVFSGIRSAYPDPKALEGRLTVMVANLAPRKMRFGISEGMVMAAGPGGKDIYLLSPDSGAQPGMQVK, encoded by the coding sequence ATGTCTCAAGTCGCGAATAAATTACTGGTAACCTGTGCGTTACCCTATGCTAACGGTTCAATCCATCTTGGTCATATCCTGGAACACATTCAGGCTGATATTTGGGTCCGTTATCAGCGAATGCGCGGCAAAGAGGTTCATTTTATCTGTGCCGACGACGCGCACGGAACGCCAATTATGCTTAAAGCACAACAGCTGGGTGTCACACCTGAAGCTATGATTGCAGAAGTGAGCCAAGAACATCAGAACGATTTTGCGGGTTTTTCCATTAGCTATGATAATTATCACTCCACACACAGTGAAGAAAATAAAGAGTTATCAGAACTGATTTATGGAAAACTGAAAAATAACGGTTTTATTAAAAATCGCACTATTTCTCAGCTTTTCGACCCAGAAAAAGGCATGTTCTTACCAGACCGCTTCGTTAAAGGCACTTGCCCGAAATGTAAAGCAGAAGACCAATACGGTGATAACTGTGAGGTGTGTAGCGCAACCTACAGCCCAACAGAATTAATCAACCCACGTTCGGTCATCTCTGGTGCAACGCCTGTAATGCGTGATTCAGAGCACTTTTTCTTTGATTTACCTGCATTTAGCGACATGCTACAAGCATGGACTCGCTCAGGCGCACTGCAAGAGCAAGTGGCGAATAAAATGCAAGAATGGTTCGAATCTGGCCTGCAACAGTGGGATATTACCCGTGATGCACCGTATTTCGGCTTTGAAATCCCAGATGCACCGGGCAAATATTTCTACGTCTGGTTGGATGCACCAATTGGTTACATGGGTTCATTTAAAAACCTGTGTGATAAACGCGGTGACCTGAATTTCGATGAGTTTTGGAATAAAGATTCGAAAACGGACCTTTACCACTTTATCGGTAAAGATATCGTTTATTTCCACAGCCTGTTCTGGCCTGCGATGTTAGAAGGCAGCCAATTCCGTAAACCAACTAACCTATTTGTCCATGGTTATGTCACGGTTAACGGAGCAAAAATGTCTAAATCCCGTGGTACATTTATCACTGCACGCTCGTATTTAGACCATTTAGATGCAGACTGCTTACGTTATTACTACGCAGCAAAACTGTCTTCACGTATCGATGATATCGATTTAAACCTTGAAGACTTCGTTCAGCGCGTCAATAGCGATATCGTGAACAAAGTGGTTAACTTAGCTTCTCGTAACGCAGGCTTTATTGCTAAACGCTTTGATGGCAAGTTATCTACAAACTTAGCAGAGCCTGAGCTATATCAGCAATTTGTTGATGCGGCAAAAGTCATCGGTGAAGATTTTAGCAATCGTGAATACAATAAAGCGATCCGCGAAATTATGGCATTAGCTGATATCGCTAATCGTTATGTTGATGAAAAAGCCCCTTGGGTGGTTGCTAAACAAGAAGGCAAAGACCAAGAGCTGCAAGATATCTGCTCAATGGGTATTAACCTGTTCCGCATCCTGATGACTTACCTGAAGCCAGTTTTACCGGGTCTGACCAAACGTACAGAAGCGTTCTTAAATACTGAACTGTCTTGGGATGCGATTAGCACACCATTACTTGACCACAATGTTGCACCTTTCAAAGCTCTGTTTAACCGCATTGAAATGACAAAAGTGGATTTAATGGTTGAGGCATCAAAAGAAAGTATCAAGCCAATCCAGCAAGTAACTGGCCCGCTGGCTGATGACCCAATCCAAGATACAATCACCTTTGATGATTTTGCAAAAATCGATCTGCGAATTGCGCTAATCAAACACGCTGATTTTGTTGAGGGTTCGGACAAGCTACTGAAATTACAGTTAGATATCGGTGGCGAGACGCGCCAAGTGTT